From a single Nicotiana tabacum cultivar K326 chromosome 8, ASM71507v2, whole genome shotgun sequence genomic region:
- the LOC107825985 gene encoding uncharacterized protein LOC107825985 isoform X2, with translation MSEAIQGNSSYTAVTLPVKRGRGRPRKDHNLKRVKTVQFPPGFEQVKAILPRQVDTVNVANDGMIGRPITGVVEAAFDAGYLLSVRIGDSNTNFRGVVFRPGHFDPVTAENDVAPHVQMINRNEIHLPIRNQVQVHGHGRSLKSAQLTVLPPTTAPSATSVGARGAVVPVVLQPVNPTIGLPPTMQAPPTSSQAAYMGALKERGVQNVAPLATLPPDGSQTTSKVTQVSVQEAMVTGHNGDGSFGEGATLMQQKEVKPIVSNNIGKPVEVTKGIQGSSLSPDMNTKDYEASHKLSAAGNLSVVPERDIGDMNELPLMEPSDVVNSPLPTHSTSVPKPLMSYGIGRMTELLQENMMENQELRAGGSAIGLGKEFVRTTSPRTDGNKEKSGVQQGRRP, from the exons ATGAGTGAAGCTATTCAAGGGAACAGCTCCTATACCGCAGTAACTCTTCCTGTGAAGCGAGGGCGGGGTCGCCCGCGCAAGGATCACAACCTAAAGCGTGTAAAAACTGTTCAATTTCCACCAGGGTTTGAACAAGTAAAAGCGATCCTACCCCGGCAAGTAGATACAGTTAATGTTGCAAATGATGGGATGATAGGTCGGCCCATTACAGGTGTCGTTGAAGCTGCATTTGATGCTGGTTATTTGCTCAGTGTTCGGATTGGCGACTCCAATACAAATTTCAGGGGTGTTGTCTTTAGGCCAGGGCATTTTGATCCGGTCACAGCAGAAAATGACGTAGCACCACATGTTCAGATGATTAACAGGAATGAAATTCATCTACCCATTAGAAACCAAGTTCAGGTACATGGCCATGGTCGGTCTTTAAAGAGCGCCCAGCTGACTGTATTACCTCCAACAACAGCTCCTTCTGCCACTTCAGTGGGAGCCCGCGGCGCAGTTGTTCCTGTTGTCCTTCAACCAGTCAATCCGACCATTGGATTGCCACCTACTATGCAAGCTCCTCCAACTTCATCCCAAGCTGCTTATATGGGAGCTCTGAAGGAGAGAGGTGTGCAGAATGTTGCGCCTTTGGCTACGCTTCCACCTGATGGATCACAAACCACTAGTAAGGTAACTCAAGTCAGCGTCCAAGAAGCAATGGTGACTGGGCATAATGGGGATGGTTCCTTTGGTGAGGGAGCAACATTGATGCAACAGAAAGAGGTTAAGCCAATTGTATCAAACAACATAGGTAAACCTGTTGAAGTGACCAAGGGGATTCAAGGTTCTTCTTTATCACCAGATATGAACACTAAAGATTATGAGGCCTCTCATAAGCTGTCAGCAGCAGGAAACTTGAGTGTTGTCCCTGAACGAGACATTGGTGACATGAATGAGCTTCCCTTGATGGAACCAAGTGACGTGGTAAATTCCCCTCTTCCTACCCACTCCACATCTGTTCCAAAACCATTGATGAGTTATGGGATTGGCAGGATGACAGAGCTTTTACAG GAAAATATGATGGAGAACCAGGAGCTTCGTGCTGGGGGATCAGCCATTGGCCTTGGCAAAGAGTTTGTTAGAACGACAAGTCCAAGAACTGATGGTAACAAAGAGAAATCAGGTGTTCAGCAAGGGAGACGACCCTGA
- the LOC107825985 gene encoding protein METABOLIC NETWORK MODULATOR 1 isoform X1, which translates to MSEAIQGNSSYTAVTLPVKRGRGRPRKDHNLKRVKTVQFPPGFEQVKAILPRQVDTVNVANDGMIGRPITGVVEAAFDAGYLLSVRIGDSNTNFRGVVFRPGHFDPVTAENDVAPHVQMINRNEIHLPIRNQVQVHGHGRSLKSAQLTVLPPTTAPSATSVGARGAVVPVVLQPVNPTIGLPPTMQAPPTSSQAAYMGALKERGVQNVAPLATLPPDGSQTTSKVTQVSVQEAMVTGHNGDGSFGEGATLMQQKEVKPIVSNNIGKPVEVTKGIQGSSLSPDMNTKDYEASHKLSAAGNLSVVPERDIGDMNELPLMEPSDVVNSPLPTHSTSVPKPLMSYGIGRMTELLQAVQENMMENQELRAGGSAIGLGKEFVRTTSPRTDGNKEKSGVQQGRRP; encoded by the exons ATGAGTGAAGCTATTCAAGGGAACAGCTCCTATACCGCAGTAACTCTTCCTGTGAAGCGAGGGCGGGGTCGCCCGCGCAAGGATCACAACCTAAAGCGTGTAAAAACTGTTCAATTTCCACCAGGGTTTGAACAAGTAAAAGCGATCCTACCCCGGCAAGTAGATACAGTTAATGTTGCAAATGATGGGATGATAGGTCGGCCCATTACAGGTGTCGTTGAAGCTGCATTTGATGCTGGTTATTTGCTCAGTGTTCGGATTGGCGACTCCAATACAAATTTCAGGGGTGTTGTCTTTAGGCCAGGGCATTTTGATCCGGTCACAGCAGAAAATGACGTAGCACCACATGTTCAGATGATTAACAGGAATGAAATTCATCTACCCATTAGAAACCAAGTTCAGGTACATGGCCATGGTCGGTCTTTAAAGAGCGCCCAGCTGACTGTATTACCTCCAACAACAGCTCCTTCTGCCACTTCAGTGGGAGCCCGCGGCGCAGTTGTTCCTGTTGTCCTTCAACCAGTCAATCCGACCATTGGATTGCCACCTACTATGCAAGCTCCTCCAACTTCATCCCAAGCTGCTTATATGGGAGCTCTGAAGGAGAGAGGTGTGCAGAATGTTGCGCCTTTGGCTACGCTTCCACCTGATGGATCACAAACCACTAGTAAGGTAACTCAAGTCAGCGTCCAAGAAGCAATGGTGACTGGGCATAATGGGGATGGTTCCTTTGGTGAGGGAGCAACATTGATGCAACAGAAAGAGGTTAAGCCAATTGTATCAAACAACATAGGTAAACCTGTTGAAGTGACCAAGGGGATTCAAGGTTCTTCTTTATCACCAGATATGAACACTAAAGATTATGAGGCCTCTCATAAGCTGTCAGCAGCAGGAAACTTGAGTGTTGTCCCTGAACGAGACATTGGTGACATGAATGAGCTTCCCTTGATGGAACCAAGTGACGTGGTAAATTCCCCTCTTCCTACCCACTCCACATCTGTTCCAAAACCATTGATGAGTTATGGGATTGGCAGGATGACAGAGCTTTTACAG GCCGTGCAGGAAAATATGATGGAGAACCAGGAGCTTCGTGCTGGGGGATCAGCCATTGGCCTTGGCAAAGAGTTTGTTAGAACGACAAGTCCAAGAACTGATGGTAACAAAGAGAAATCAGGTGTTCAGCAAGGGAGACGACCCTGA
- the LOC107825984 gene encoding uncharacterized protein LOC107825984, whose amino-acid sequence MAVFFKTQFLFTILIFSCFFPYQIHGSKSLFHLKDVLPLLPGKVSWPIVNSLYSAVDLLPSFMGAASISNNNTLEWKGACFYKNTAWLELHNKTGSQFGGGTVHIKVSNAHSYTCMDLYIFATPYRVTWDYYVLSREHTLEIKEWESQAELEYVKRKGVSIFLMQAGMLGTLSALWDVFPLFTNTGWGENSNIGFLKKHMGASFDQRPQPWVSNLTTEYIHSGDFLAISKIRGRWGGFETLEKWVTGAYAGHSAVCLRDAEGKLWVGESGNENDKGEDVIAILPWEEWWEFELTKDDSNPHIALLPLHPDLRAKFNETAAWEYARSMVGKPYGFHNLIFSWIDTLDGNYPSPLDAHLVASVMTVWNQLQPAYAANMWNEALNKRLGTQGLGLPDILVEVEKRGSSFAKLLTIPEQDDWVYTDGKSTSCVAFILEMYKEAGLFGPLAGSIQVTEFTIKDAYSLKFFENDPNRLPKWCNADDTVKLPFCQIRGKYRMELPGYNTMDIYPHMNEKCPSMPPKYYRPLSC is encoded by the exons ATGGCGGTTTTCTTCAAGACCCAATTTTTATTCACTATCTTGATTTTTTCCTGTTTCTTTCCATATCAAATACATGGGTCAAAGTCACTATTTCATTTAAAAGATGTTCTGCCATTGTTACCTGGAAAAGTTTCATGGCCCATTGTCAACTCCCTCTACAGTGCTGTTGACCTGTTGCCCTCTTTTATGGGGGCTGCTTCAATATCTAATAATAATACCCTTGAATGGAAAGGTGCTTGCTTTTACAAGAATACTGCTTGGTTGGAGCTTCACAACAAGACTGGAAGTCAGTTTGGCGGTGGCACCGTCCATATCAAG GTCAGCAATGCACACAGTTACACTTGTATGGACCTTTACATCTTTGCGACCCCATATCGTGTGACATGGGATTACTACGTTTTATCACGTGAACATACTCTTGAAATCAAGGAGTGGGAGTCTCAAGCTGAGCTAGAATAT GTGAAACGTAAAGGTGTCTCAATTTTCCTTATGCAAGCAGGAATGTTAGGAACCCTTTCAGCATTATGGGACGTTTTCCCTTTGTTCACAAACACTGGATGGGGTGAAAACTCAAATATTGGATTTCTGAAGAAACATATGGGTGCTTCATTTGACCAACGTCCTCAACCATGGGTCAGCAACCTTACTACTGAATACATACATTCCGGGGATTTTCTTGCAATATCAAAAATTAGAGGTCGCTGGGGTGGTTTTGAGACGTTAGAGAAATGGGTAACTGGGGCTTATGCTGGCCATTCTGCTGTTTGCTTGAGGGATGCTGAAGGAAAGCTGTGGGTTGGAGAATCTGGAAACGAGAATGATAAG GGAGAAGATGTAATTGCTATTTTACCGTGGGAGGAATGGTGGGAGTTTGAGCTGACAAAAGATGATTCCAATCCACATATTGCATTGCTCCCTTTGCATCCTGATCTCCGTGCCAAGTTTAATGAGACTGCTGCTTGGGAATATGCACGAAGCATGGTCGGCAAACCTTATGGTTTCCACAACTTAATATTTAGCTGGATAGACACACTTGACGGAAATTACCCCTCTCCCTTGGATGCGCATCTG GTTGCTTCTGTCATGACTGTTTGGAATCAATTACAGCCTGCATATGCTGCTAACATGTGGAATGAAGCCTTAAACAAGCGACTTGGAACTCAG GGCCTTGGTCTTCCAGATATTCTCGTCGAAGTTGAAAAGCGTGGGTCATCCTTTGCCAAATTGTTGACTATCCCAGAACAGGATGACTGGGTTTATACTGATGGGAAATCAACATCTTGTGTTGCTTTTATTCTTGAAATGTATAAGGAAGCAGGACTATTTGGTCCACTTGCAGGTTCGATTCAGGTTACAGAATTCACG ATAAAGGATGCTTACTCGCTCAAGTTTTTTGAAAACGATCCAAATCGGTTGCCTAAGTGGTGCAATGCGGATGACACAGTGAAGCTTCCTTTCTGCCAAATTCGAGGGAAGTACCGGATGGAACTGCCTGGATACAATACAATGGATATATACCCCCATATGAATGAAAAGTGCCCATCTATGCCTCCAAAATATTACAGGCCGCTAAGTTGTTGA